In Arcobacter ellisii, a genomic segment contains:
- a CDS encoding sensor histidine kinase, whose amino-acid sequence MLSKNEIKLIKLIKFTPVFIVALVCVMVTFLLYVDKNITLQADLKTLQNDYLKRNENIIKDELEKVYDFIVHKKLNSEKELKEDIKKRVIEAHNVMTFIYEKYKNKESDEKIKERIKNALTALRFNDGRGYFYITSMEGESILYPLSQKFENKSILDFEDNFGLRFVENAINGLKDKTEAYNEYYWKKPESDEKLKQYKKITFNKVFEPYNWFVGTGEYLEDFEEKIKKEILEYITSIKYLKNGYVFVINKNGVYLSHINQSYVGVNRLDLKDSNGFMITKEIIELAKKGEGFLKYISTVKPEDSQSAEKITFVKGFKDWEWAIATGFYTDELDQQIKSKEREYKENYMHNLLTLFTVSGLLTILFLFLSFYISKRLELRFYKYKQQVLTNIKKSREKDSMLAQQSKMAAMGEMLENIAHQWRQPLSSISTLSTGVKIRYEYGGIEKEELLHAMDSITTTTKYLSQTIDDFRDYFNPHKEATYFNIEDIFNKALDLLEVQFNLKNIKFIKNLNEVYIYGFENEFLQVIINILNNAKDEFDRKELEDRYIFIGIEKKDNQVKISIKDNAGGIDEKIINKIFEPYFTTKFKSQGTGIGLYMSKEIIEKHMKGKILVSNKEFVYEEKAQKGALFEILFSIVDEKAI is encoded by the coding sequence ATGTTATCAAAAAATGAAATAAAACTTATAAAATTAATAAAATTCACACCTGTTTTTATTGTTGCTTTAGTATGTGTTATGGTTACGTTTTTATTGTATGTTGATAAAAATATTACACTACAAGCAGATTTAAAAACTCTACAAAATGATTATCTAAAACGAAATGAAAATATTATAAAAGATGAACTAGAAAAAGTTTATGATTTTATCGTTCATAAAAAATTAAATAGTGAAAAAGAGTTAAAAGAAGATATTAAAAAAAGAGTTATTGAAGCACATAATGTTATGACTTTTATTTATGAAAAATATAAAAATAAAGAATCTGATGAAAAAATAAAAGAGAGAATAAAAAATGCTTTAACTGCTCTTAGATTCAATGATGGAAGAGGATATTTTTATATTACAAGTATGGAAGGAGAATCTATTTTATATCCTTTAAGTCAGAAATTTGAAAATAAATCAATTTTGGATTTTGAAGATAATTTTGGTTTGAGATTTGTAGAAAATGCTATAAATGGTCTAAAAGATAAAACAGAGGCTTACAATGAGTATTATTGGAAAAAACCTGAGTCTGATGAAAAATTAAAACAGTATAAAAAGATTACTTTCAATAAAGTATTTGAACCATATAATTGGTTTGTTGGAACTGGTGAATATTTAGAAGATTTTGAAGAAAAAATAAAAAAAGAGATTTTAGAATATATAACAAGTATAAAATATTTAAAAAATGGTTATGTTTTTGTAATAAATAAAAATGGAGTTTATCTATCTCATATAAATCAATCTTACGTTGGAGTTAATCGCCTTGATTTAAAAGATTCAAATGGTTTTATGATTACTAAAGAGATTATTGAATTAGCAAAAAAAGGTGAAGGTTTTTTAAAATATATAAGTACAGTAAAGCCAGAAGATAGTCAATCTGCTGAGAAAATAACTTTTGTAAAAGGTTTTAAAGACTGGGAATGGGCAATTGCAACAGGATTTTATACAGATGAATTAGACCAACAAATAAAATCTAAAGAGAGAGAATATAAAGAGAATTATATGCATAATTTATTGACTCTTTTTACAGTTAGCGGATTATTGACAATTCTTTTTTTATTTTTATCTTTTTATATATCAAAAAGATTAGAATTAAGATTTTATAAATATAAACAACAAGTATTAACAAATATTAAAAAAAGTAGAGAAAAAGACAGTATGTTAGCTCAACAGTCAAAAATGGCTGCAATGGGTGAAATGCTTGAAAATATTGCACATCAATGGCGACAACCTTTAAGTTCAATCTCAACTCTTTCAACGGGTGTAAAAATAAGATATGAATATGGAGGAATAGAAAAAGAAGAGTTACTTCATGCTATGGATTCAATAACTACAACTACAAAATATCTATCACAAACAATTGATGATTTTAGAGATTATTTTAATCCCCATAAAGAGGCTACTTATTTTAATATAGAAGATATTTTTAATAAGGCTTTAGATTTACTTGAAGTTCAGTTCAATCTAAAAAATATTAAATTTATCAAAAACTTAAATGAAGTATATATTTATGGTTTTGAAAATGAATTTTTACAAGTAATAATCAATATTTTAAATAATGCAAAAGATGAATTTGATAGAAAAGAGTTAGAAGATAGATATATTTTTATAGGTATAGAAAAAAAAGATAATCAAGTTAAAATTTCAATAAAAGACAATGCTGGTGGAATTGATGAAAAAATCATAAATAAAATTTTTGAACCCTATTTTACTACAAAATTCAAATCTCAAGGGACAGGAATAGGTTTATATATGTCAAAAGAGATAATTGAAAAACATATGAAAGGTAAAATTTTAGTATCAAATAAAGAGTTTGTTTATGAAGAAAAAGCTCAAAAAGGAGCTTTATTTGAGATTTTATTTTCTATAGTTGATGAAAAAGCTATTTAA
- a CDS encoding 1-aminocyclopropane-1-carboxylate deaminase codes for MNYTNSLTQQISFNNQKYFVKRDDLLHKDFSGNKARKFYYFLKNDFAKIKKVISFGSAQSNAMYSLSVLCKTKGWEFDYYVDHIASFLKENPVGNYKYALENDMNIVEAEIPKSFKEDELFISEGGAIFEASFGIEILANEIKSWAEKHQIKNLKVFLPSGTGTTALYLQKFLPFEVLTCACVGDEEYLKKQFLALEKNNFPTILKKEKKYHFGKLYKEFYEIHNELIKQTNIEFDLLYDSLGWLCFEKYVENFDKKDEYEFLYIHQGGLLGNISMKERYKHKFDK; via the coding sequence ATGAACTATACAAATTCTTTAACCCAACAAATAAGCTTTAATAATCAAAAATATTTCGTAAAAAGAGATGATTTATTACACAAAGATTTTTCAGGAAATAAGGCTAGAAAGTTTTATTATTTTTTGAAAAATGATTTTGCAAAAATAAAAAAAGTTATCTCTTTTGGTTCAGCTCAATCAAATGCAATGTATTCGCTCTCTGTATTATGTAAAACAAAAGGTTGGGAGTTTGATTATTATGTTGACCATATCGCCTCTTTTTTAAAAGAAAATCCAGTTGGAAATTATAAATATGCACTTGAAAATGACATGAATATTGTTGAAGCTGAAATTCCAAAAAGTTTTAAAGAAGATGAACTTTTTATTAGTGAAGGAGGAGCAATTTTTGAAGCCTCTTTTGGAATAGAGATTTTAGCAAATGAGATAAAATCTTGGGCAGAAAAACATCAAATAAAAAATCTAAAAGTTTTTTTACCAAGTGGCACAGGAACAACAGCCCTTTATTTACAAAAATTTCTTCCTTTTGAAGTTTTGACTTGTGCTTGTGTTGGAGATGAAGAGTATTTAAAAAAGCAGTTTTTAGCTCTTGAAAAAAACAATTTTCCTACAATTTTAAAAAAAGAGAAAAAATATCACTTTGGGAAACTTTATAAAGAGTTTTATGAGATTCATAATGAACTAATAAAACAAACAAATATTGAATTTGATTTACTTTATGATAGTTTAGGTTGGCTTTGTTTTGAAAAATATGTAGAAAATTTTGATAAAAAAGATGAATATGAATTTTTATATATTCATCAAGGTGGATTGCTTGGAAATATCTCAATGAAAGAGAGATATAAACACAAATTTGACAAATAA